A portion of the Chaetodon trifascialis isolate fChaTrf1 chromosome 7, fChaTrf1.hap1, whole genome shotgun sequence genome contains these proteins:
- the LOC139333701 gene encoding urokinase plasminogen activator surface receptor-like yields the protein MHLVVLIVGIVLLPEAYPLKCYECLPGSSGTCTDTEKECLPLANQCGALRIASYAGDSKLADVHMKTCVMADQCVEGSVNFGIARTVLTSKCCTSELCNAQPAPEPSKSSPNGKRCYHCDGQQCSATLNCAGNEDHCISTTVTAGGAKTVMKGCASKLLCSNTQDAQIKALIGEEIHCCQGDFCNSASSTSAGLLLLVAPLISLVMFS from the exons ATGCATCTCGTTGTTCTGATCGTTGGGATTGTGCTTCTCCCTGAAG cCTACCCCCTGAAATGTTATGAGTGTTTACCGGGAAGCTCGGGaacctgcacagacacagaaaaagaatgCCTTCCACTGGCTAATCAGTGTGGTGCACTGAGAATCGCTTCATATGCAG GTGATTCAAAACTTGCTGATGTCCACATGAAAACTTGTGTTATGGCTGACCAGTGTGTTGAGGGCTCAGTCAACTTTGGAATCGCCAGAACTGTACTTACCAGCAAGTGCTGCACCTCCGAGCTCTGCAATGCCCAACCTGCCCCTG AGCCCAGCAAATCCAGTCCCAATGGTAAAAGATGCTACCACTGTGATGGACAGCAGTGCTCTGCAACTCTAAATTGTGCCGGAAATGAGGACCACTGCATCTCAACAACAG tgACTGCAGGGGGTGCAAAGACAGTCATGAAAGGCTGTGCCTCCAAGTTGTTGTGCTCAAATACGCAAGATGCACAGATTAAAGCACTCATTGGGGAAGAAATTCACTGCTGCCAGGGTGACTTCTGCAACAGTGCCAGCAGCACAAGTGCTGGCCTCCTGCTCCTGGTGGCCCCACTGATCTCTTTGGTCATGTTCTCTTAA
- the LOC139333953 gene encoding uncharacterized protein, whose translation MRLLVLIFGIVLLPEVYPLKCHECLSGSLGTCTDTEKECPSASYQCGAWRITSYAGDSKLADVHRKTCILADQCVEGSLNFGMARTVLTSNCCTSELCNTQPAPEPSKSSPNGKRCYHCHGLKCTATLNCAGNEDYCISETVTAGGEKTIKKGCASRQICLHPQNPNIKSFIQGEIRCCQGDFCNSASSTSAGLLLLVAPLISLVMFS comes from the exons ATGCGTCTCCTTGTTCTGATCTTTGGGATTGTGCTTCTCCCTGAAG tCTACCCCCTGAAATGTCATGAGTGTTTATCGGGAAGCTTGGGaacctgcacagacacagaaaaagaatgCCCTTCAGCGTCTTATCAATGTGGTGCATGGAGAATCACTTCATATGCAG GTGATTCAAAACTTGCTGATGTCCACAGGAAAACTTGCATTTTGGCTGACCAGTGTGTTGAGGGCTCACTCAACTTTGGAATGGCCAGAACTGTACTTACCAGCAATTGCTGCACCTCCGAGCTCTGCAACACCCAACCTGCCCCTG AGCCCAGCAAATCCAGTCCCAATGGTAAAAGATGCTACCACTGCCATGGATTAAAGTGCACTGCAACTCTAAATTGTGCAGGGAATGAGGACTACTGCATCTCAGAAACAG tgACTGCGGGGGGTGAAAAGACCATCAAGAAGGGCTGTGCCTCCAGGCAGATCTGCTTACATCCACAAAATCCAAATATCAAATCATTCATTCAAGGAGAAATTCGCTGCTGCCAGGGTGACTTCTGCAACAGCGCCAGCAGCACAAGTGCTGGCCTCCTGCTCCTGGTGGCCCCACTGATCTCTTTGGTCATGTTCTCTTAA
- the cyth2 gene encoding cytohesin-2, protein MTVDSEIFMPKSKAPKMDDLDYIPVDLSPEERSELEDIRRRKGVLLQEIQRLREELREAILEVEGLETSTEGSKTLQKSRHVAMGRKKFNMDPKKGIVFLVENELLRHTPEDIAQFLYKGEGLNKTAIGDYLGERDDFNIKVLQAFVDLHEFTDLNLVQALRQFLWSFRLPGEAQKIDRMMEAFAQRYCHCNPGVFQSTDTCYVLSFAIIMLNTSLHNPNVRDKPGVDRFISMNRGINEGGDLPEELLRNLYESIKNEPFKIPEDDGNDLTHTFFNPDREGWLLKLGGRVKTWKRRWFILTDNCLYYFEYTTDKEPRGIIPLENLSIREVEDPRKPNCFELYIPNNRGQLIKACKTEADGRVVEGNHMVYRISAPTPEEKDEWIHSIKSAVSVDPFYEMLAARKKRISLKKKEEQP, encoded by the exons ATGACAGTCGACTCTGAAATATTTATGCCTAAAAGTAAAGCGCCAAAAATGGATGACCTGGACTACA TCCCAGTAGACCTCAGCCCAGAGGAGCGCTCTGAGCTGGAGGACATCCGCAGGAGGAAGGGCGTCCTGCTGCAGGAGATCCAGAGGCTTAGAGAGGAATTAAGAGAGGCAATTTTGGAGGTGGAGGGACTGGAGACCAGCACAGAGGGCAG TAAAACTCTACAGAAAAGTAGGCATGTGGCAATGGGAAGGAAGAAATTCAACATGGACCCTAAAAAG GGCATTGTGTTTTTGGTGGAGAATGAGCTGCTCAGGCACACTCCTGAGGACATCGCTCAGTTCCTCTACAAAGGAGAGGGCCTCAATAAGACAGCGATAGGAGATTACCTTGGAGAAAG GGATGACTTCAACATCAAAGTTCTCCAGGCTTTTGTTGACCTCCACGAGTTCACTGATCTCAACCTCGTCCAGGCCCTCAG GCAGTTCCTGTGGAGTTTCCGTCTGCCTGGTGAAGCCCAGAAGATTGACAGAATGATGGAGGCCTTTGCTCAGAGATACTGCCACTGCAACCCCGGCGTCTTCCAGAGCACtg ACACGTGTTATGTGCTGTCATTTGCCATCATTATGCTGAACACCAGCCTTCATAACCCAAATGTGAGGGACAAACCAGGAGTGGACCGTTTCATCTCGATGAACCGAGGCATAAACGAGGGGGGGGACCTGCCTGAGGAGCTGCTCAGA AATCTCTACGAAAGTATTAAAAATGAGCCCTTCAAGATCCCTGAGGATGACGGAAACGACCTGACACACACGTTCTTCAACCCGGACAGAGAGGGCTGGCTTCTTAAACTTG GGGGACGAGTGAAAACCTGGAAACGGCGATGGTTCATTCTCACAGACAACTGCCTTTATTACTTTGAATATACCACA GATAAGGAACCGCGAGGTATCATTCCCTTGGAAAACCTCAGCATCCGTGAGGTCGAAGACCCAAGAAAACCT AACTGCTTCGAGCTATACATCCCAAACAACCGTGGTCAGCTGATTAAGGCGTGTAAGACGGAGGCTGATGGGCGAGTTGTGGAAGGAAACCACATGGTGTACCGCATCTCCGCTCCCACACCTGAGGAGAAGGATGAATGGATCCACAGCATCAA ATCTGCTGTCAGCGTGGACCCCTTCTACGAAATGCTAGCTGCACGGAAGAAACGTATAtcactgaagaagaaggaggagcaACCGTAG
- the sphk2 gene encoding sphingosine kinase 2 has protein sequence MRSPEPFSPSTAEALLHGQFASWGTGSNSNNNSCPNSPGGPGALSPAASPTPIPVSNYALTLTHTHIHIQRLSPRPGKEARLLLPLTELIGCSCPRAPAPPLLVLYWYPPGKRRKGVSRRRQVRAYLAESRSEAEKWSAAVQCLLRDVTVTADTEFSRSLLPRPRRLLLLVNPYSGRGQAMQWCQTHILPMIREANISYNLVQTERQNHARELIREILLSEWDGIIIVSGDGLLHEVINGLMERPDWEQAIKTPVGILPCGSGNALAGSINHNAGYDMCLREPLLLNCCFLLCRGGVRPMDVVSVTTSPPPSNNSRTAAPRRLFSFLSVAWGFVSDVDIESERYRGLGSARFTLGTLVRIASLRSYKGRLSYLPPSICTASPDVTPPPPRRPLSRSITEGLEGFCRTPIHRTCSDMGISEQRSLRRGEGEREKEERQRERERRRERARGGGTGVVRASSLAEDREREREGEVEMEAEEERSGTCSERSGTSSESNERDECSMGRVERLAGIKDEREDEGRVEHDSSEMDEEDRGKDGEGSAGSLEGDRVLHARELGESCGLDIGREADEEPEGGFTYQDRLQEARQTLRKNSAPSSQIANALFNQPLSQEADTDSGTSYGVEDMDLNGTYYQKEPYQLDVARERALTISSPFRHSPFSYKPKTLDQNQNASRPRPLSLLQHSHSNSLPPKLPSLSLSLSPTPPSSPSCASPHSSSYLFPRPNTPNSTSPSPSVRTPSSSFNFDIAEPAGPQKNRPFSLPSNLPRDDLLPPLDQPLPTRDWVTIEGDFVLVLALYQTHLGADLHAAPQARFDDGLIHLTFVRAGISRATLLRLFFAMERGTHHSVSSPYVSHVTCRAFRLQPLSTRGTLTVDGELVPYGPLQAQVHPSMARLIVGDSGVTITRF, from the exons ATGCGATCCCCAGAACCCTTTTCACCCTCCACAGCAGAAGCCCTCCTTCATGGCCAGTTTGCCAGCTGGGGAACtggcagcaacagcaacaataacagCTGCCCCAACAGCCCTGGTGGTCCGGGGGCACTCTCCCCCGCTGCCTCCCCTACTCCAATTCCGGTCTCCAACTATGCCTTGACCCTCAcccacacccacatacatatcCAGCGTCTGTCACCACGGCCGGGGAAAGAAGCCCGTCTCCTGCTGCCTTTAACAGAGCTGATAGGGTGCAGCTGCCCTCGTGCCCCTGCACCCCCTCTCCTGGTGCTGTACTGGTACCCGCCAGGGAAACGACGGAAAGGGGTGTCCCGGCGCCGGCAGGTGAGGGCCTACCTAGCAGAAAGCAGGTCTGAAGCTGAGAAATGGTCAGCTGCTGTGCAGTGTCTACTCAGAGATGTGACCGTCACTGCTGACACCG AATTTTCAAGAAGTCTGCTACCTCGTCCCAGGCGACTACTGTTATTGGTCAATCCCTATAGTGGGAGAGGCCAGGCAATGCAGTGGTGTCAGACCCACATCTTGCCAATGATCAGAGAGGCCAACATCAGCTACAACCTCGTACAGACAG AGCGTCAGAACCATGCCAGAGAACTTATCAGGGAGATATTGCTCTCAGAGTGGGATGGCATCATCATTGTGTCTGGAGATGGCCTGCTGCATGAG GTAATTAATGGGCTAATGGAGCGTCCTGACTGGGAACAAGCAATAAAAACACCTGTTGGCATTCTGCCCTGTGGCTCTGGGAATGCACTAGCTGGCTCCATTAACCACAATGCAGG GTATGACATGTGCCTTCGGGAGCCCCTCCTTTTGAACTGCTGCTTTTTGCTCTGCCGAGGCGGTGTCCGACCAATGGACGTGGTCTCTGTGACAACAAGCCCCCCTCCCTCCAACAACAGTCGCACTGCAGCACCCAGGagactgttttctttcctttctgttgCCTGGGGCTTTGTGTCTGATGTGGACATTGAaagtgagag GTATCGTGGCCTGGGCTCAGCTCGCTTCACCCTGGGAACTCTGGTGCGCATAGCATCTCTTCGATCCTACAAGGGTCGTCTGTCCTACCTGCCTCCCTCTATTTGCACCGCATCACCAGATGTCACACCACCTCCGCCAAGGAGACCCCTCTCCCGCAGTATCACAGAAGGCCTGGAAGGCTTCTGCCGAACGCCCATCCATCGTACCTGCTCTGACATGGGCATCAGTGAACAGAGGAGCCTGCGTaggggtgagggagagagggaaaaagaggagaggcagagagaaagggagaggagaagagagagggctAGGGGAGGAGGAACTGGCGTGGTGAGGGCAAGCAGCctggcagaggacagagagagggaacgggagggggaggtggagatGGAAGCGGAAGAGGAGAGGTCAGGGACATGTTCAGAGAGGTCGGGGACGAGTTCAGAATCAAATGAAAGGGATGAATGCAGTATGGGAAGGGTAGAAAGGTTGGCCGGGATAAAGGATGAAAGGGAAGATGAAGGAAGAGTGGAACATGACTCCAGTGAGATGGACGAGGAGGACAGGGGGAAGGATGGGGAAGGTAGTGCTGGTTCTCTTGAGGGGGATAGAGTGTTACATGCAAGAGAGCTGGGAGAGAGCTGTGGGCTCGACATCGGGCGAGAGGCAGATGAAGAGCCAGAGGGTGGGTTCACTTACCAAGATAGGCTTCAGGAAGCCAGACAGACACTAAGAAAGAATTCAGCCCCTTCAAGCCAGATAGCCAATGCTCTCTTCAACCAGCCTCTCAGTCAGGAGGCTGATACAGACTCTGGCACCTCATATGGGGTAGAGGACATGGATCTGAATGGAACCTACTACCAGAAAGAACCCTACCAACTTGATGTTGCTCGTGAACGAGCTCTCACCATCTCCTCTCCCTTTCGTCACTCTCCCTTCTCTTACAAGCCCAAGACCCTGGACCAAAACCAGAACGCCTCCAGGCCGaggcccctctctctcctccagcactCCCACTCAAACTCCCTCCCCCCAAaacttccctccctctccctatCTCTTTCTCCCACACCCCCATCTTCCCCTTCCTGTGCCTCCCCACACTCCTCATCCTACCTCTTCCCCCGTCCGAACACCCCAAATTCCACCTCTCCCTCGCCATCTGTACGCACACCATCCTCATCTTTTAACTTTGACATTGCCGAGCCAGCAGGACCCCAAAAGAACCGTCCTTTCTCACTGCCTTCAAATCTTCCTAGAGATGACTTGCTACCCCCCCTCGACCAACCCCTTCCCACCAGAGACTGGGTCACCATTGAAGGGGACTTTGTCCTGGTCCTTGCCCTTTATCAGACCCACCTCGGGGCTGATCTTCATGCTGCACCCCAAGCCAGGTTTGATGATGGGCTGATCCACCTGACCTTTGTGCGGGCAGGGATCTCTAGAGCCACTCTGCTGAGACTGTTCTTTGCCATGGAACGAGGAACCCATCACTCCGTCAGCTCGCCGTATGTGAGCCATGTAACCTGCAGGGCCTTCAGGCTGCAGCCTCTGTCTACACGGGGGACACTCACTGTGGATGGAGAACTGGTGCCCTATGGGCCACTTCAAGCACAG gTTCATCCTTCCATGGCTCGTCTCATCGTTGGCGACTCTGGAGTGACGATTACCAGATTCTAA